In Bacteriovorax sp. PP10, the genomic window GTGACTTGCCATCTCTGGTCTTTTTTAATTTCGTGGATCGCAGGACCTGTTCCTTTGATACTTTTTGTCGATTTCATCACATGGAATGGATACAGGAAGCTGTAGTTCATAACCAGGTCTGATTTTTCAAGCGACTTCATGAATGGAAGATTCTTTTTCTTTAAATTAACGAAGTACTCACCTTTTGTTCCAGTGAATTCGTATTCCAGAATGCTGTCTTCGTCATTATTGATGATAGTAAAAAGATCAGCTACAGACTCTGAAGACGCCAATTGCTTCATCTGACGCCCAAGAGCGTGATCGAAGTTCAGGTCTAGTAGCGCCACTGATTTTGCGTTGATCTTGTTGTCTTCCAAAAATGAGAAAAACGTATCAGCAAGCTCCGTTGTGATTGGATGATTTAAAATATAGAAAATTTCCTTAGCAATTCCATTTTGTTTTAAGAATGCTTCAAATGTCTTGCTATGGTTTTTGACCAGGAAATCAAAAAGAGGGCGAATTTTTCTTACGCTGAAGATGTAGTTCCCTTTTGAGAAATCAAATCCTGACGCCAGAGCGGCCCCTTCAGTTTTAAGATTTTGGAAAGCGCTTTCGTTAAGCTCTAGTCCATAATATGTGAAGCAGTATGGATCCTGAATATTAAAAGCACGAAGGAATTTAAACCATAATCCAAGCTCAGGGCTCATTGATCCAGCTTCAATTTTTGAAATTGTCCCTTGAGTAACACCTAAAATGGCCGAAAATTCTGTCTGCTGCAGACGGTGAAATTTACGGGTTGATTTAAATAAAACAGCGATGCTACTGTTAATTTCTTTGCTCATTTTGACTTCTCTCATGTTGGCGGTCATTTTTAAATTCTATTTCTATTTTTTCGTTAAAGGCCTTATTACAAAATTCTGCCAGTTTTCGATTAAAGTCTACATCCATTTCTACGTGAGGTGAATGTCCGGCTTCAATTTCATTAAAATGAACCTGACTTAAATTCGAAAAACATTCCTGACTAATATAAGTATTATTAATCAGAGAGTCTTTTGTTGCTAGTAAAAACATTACGGCGCCATTGAAACTCTTAATTAATTCTACCTCGTCTTCATTCTTGAAGGAAGTGACGTCCTCCAAAATACCTAATCGGAATTTAGGGTCGGTGTTCAAGAAATCCCCAATTGCGATGGCTTTCTCAGGCCCGACATAATTCATTTCATCCATTAATGTGGAGATTTCTACATAATTGGATTCGCTTTTTCCCATAGGAAAAGCATTGGGATTAGGAGTAAAGGCCCTAGCATCAAAGGGGTTTTTAAGCGGAGGTGTTCCAAATAAAAATAATCCGTAAGGCTTAATTTCTGTTTTTAAAAAGTTGATCGCAACGTGCCCACCCAGTGAATGGCCGGCAAAAATAAATTTGTTAATTTCTAGAGTTTTTAAAAACTCCGACAAGATTTGTGACAAAATCTTAACAGAATATGTTTCCAGCGCTGAACTCTCGCCATGACCAGGTAGGTCTACAAAAACAAGACGGTAGTTTTTTAGAAGAGGTGATTCCATTTGTTTTGAAAAAGTTCTTAGAGAGTGAGAGTTGCCATGAAGAAAAATAATGGCGCATTCCTGCTCAATATTTTTTTCAATAAAGTTTAAACTTACACCATTAATGGAAAGCTTTTTCATAGAGGGGTTCTTCTTTGGGCAAGGCCCAATTAATTAATCCCTAATGAAATACCATTGGAAAAGCGTTTTGTAACTATTTCTTCTTCTTAAGAGTACGCTCAAGTGCCTTAATTATAAGGGCCGCAT contains:
- a CDS encoding alpha/beta fold hydrolase — protein: MKKLSINGVSLNFIEKNIEQECAIIFLHGNSHSLRTFSKQMESPLLKNYRLVFVDLPGHGESSALETYSVKILSQILSEFLKTLEINKFIFAGHSLGGHVAINFLKTEIKPYGLFLFGTPPLKNPFDARAFTPNPNAFPMGKSESNYVEISTLMDEMNYVGPEKAIAIGDFLNTDPKFRLGILEDVTSFKNEDEVELIKSFNGAVMFLLATKDSLINNTYISQECFSNLSQVHFNEIEAGHSPHVEMDVDFNRKLAEFCNKAFNEKIEIEFKNDRQHERSQNEQRN
- a CDS encoding helix-turn-helix transcriptional regulator, with amino-acid sequence MSKEINSSIAVLFKSTRKFHRLQQTEFSAILGVTQGTISKIEAGSMSPELGLWFKFLRAFNIQDPYCFTYYGLELNESAFQNLKTEGAALASGFDFSKGNYIFSVRKIRPLFDFLVKNHSKTFEAFLKQNGIAKEIFYILNHPITTELADTFFSFLEDNKINAKSVALLDLNFDHALGRQMKQLASSESVADLFTIINNDEDSILEYEFTGTKGEYFVNLKKKNLPFMKSLEKSDLVMNYSFLYPFHVMKSTKSIKGTGPAIHEIKKDQRWQVTYAS